In the genome of Raphanus sativus cultivar WK10039 chromosome 4, ASM80110v3, whole genome shotgun sequence, one region contains:
- the LOC108833252 gene encoding glutamate receptor 2.8-like, whose protein sequence is MMTNNTTNIKNTFFSYFVLFLWGFAVMDVGLGQNTTLDEIKIGVVLDLKTNFSKICLTSINMSLSDFYQTHPHYRTRLALHVRDSMKDIVEASDAAYDLIKKEQVRAIIGPRSSMQAEFMIKLANKFQVPTISFSATSPLLKSIDNPYFVRATIDDSFQAKAIAAIVKSFGWRSVVAVYVDNELGEGIMHSLSDALEDVRVQRSVISPEARDDQILTELYKLMTKQTRVFVMHMASDLGFRVLKKAREIGMMEEGYVWLLSNGMTRMMRHNGRSLETMQGLLGVRSLVPQSKELEDFRKRWKRKFEPNVFALWAYDSVTALAMAVEKTNTKAYMRRTYGQHLLESLSSVEFKGLAGEFKLINRQLESSTFEIINVIGDEERIIGIWTPTSGLVNAKSNETTSFLGKRFGPVIWPGNSTAVPKGWEFPTCGKKIKVGVPVNKGFLNFVEIKTDPISNVTTATGYAIDIFEAALKKLPYPVIPQYYGCKSSYNDLVYQVYEGKWDVVVGDITIIANRSSYVDFTLPYTESGVSMIVPLRDNKNKNAWVFLKPWSLDLWITTVCFFILIGFVVWLFEHRVNTDFRGPPHHQIGTSVCFSFSTMVFAHREKVVSNLARFVVVVWCFVVLVLTQSYTANLTSFLTVQSLQPTTTNVKDLISNGESVGYHAGTFVRDFLRDLNFPESQLKSFGSAEECDDLLSKGTSKGGIAAAFDEVPYLKDVVSQYCPKYAMVEPLFKTAGFKPSFKTAGFGFAFPKNSPMIGDVSRAILKVTQSKEMSLIENKWFNRLGLASDCPGQDTADLSSNRLSVSSFWGLFLIAGVASFLALLVFVALFLYEHRHTLCSNSEGSIWRKLKSLFRIFDEKDIKSHTFKSSAVHNVSSPITPCTPSPSNVQIRPLPRCMSLNREFELRRACFSMSEERFRTQPKQDKQGGSDIEFGAERQREVKQTP, encoded by the exons ATGATGACAAACAACactacaaatattaaaaacacCTTTTTTAGTTACTTTGTTCTGTTTCTTTGGGGATTTGCAGTTATGGATGTTGGTTTAGGACAAAACACAACACTTGATGAAATAAAAATAGGAGTAGTTCTTGATCTCAAAACAAACTTTTCCAAGATCTGCCTCACTTCTATTAACATGTCATTGTCCGATTTCTACCAAACTCATCCTCATTACCGCACAAGACTTGCGCTTCACGTCAGAGATTCCATGAAAGATATTGTCGAGGCATCAGATGCAG CCTATGACCTAATCAAGAAGGAGCAAGTGCGGGCCATCATCGGACCAAGAAGCTCTATGCAAGCCGAGTTTATGATTAAACTGGCCAACAAATTTCAAGTACCGACCATCAGTTTCTCTGCAACGAGCCCTCTTCTTAAATCTATCGACAATCCTTATTTCGTCCGAGCCACTATCGACGACTCATTCCAGGCCAAAGCCATTGCGGCCATTGTCAAATCATTTGGGTGGAGAAGCGTCGTCGCCGTTTATGTGGACAACGAGTTAGGTGAAGGTATCATGCACTCCTTGTCAGACGCTTTAGAAGACGTGAGAGTCCAAAGAAGTGTGATCTCTCCAGAGGCTAGAGATGATCAGATTCTAACCGAACTTTATAAACTCATGACGAAGCAGACAAGAGTATTCGTTATGCATATGGCCTCAGATCTAGGATTCCGGGTTTTGAAGAAAGCTAGAGAAATAGGGATGATGGAGGAAGGGTATGTCTGGTTACTATCAAATGGAATGACCCGTATGATGAGACATAACGGTCGTAGCTTAGAAACTATGCAGGGCTTATTAGGTGTGAGGAGCCTTGTCCCTCAATCTAAAGAGCTTGAAGATTTCCGTAAAAGATGGAAAAGAAAATTCGAGCCTAATGTTTTCGCATTATGGGCGTATGATTCGGTCACTGCATTGGCCATGGCCGTGGAGAAAACCAACACAAAGGCATACATGAGGAGGACCTACGGTCAACATCTTCTAGAGTCTCTCTCGAGTGTAGAATTCAAGGGTTTAGCAGGAGAGTTCAAACTCATTAACAGGCAGCTCGAGTCATCAACTTTTGAGATCATCAATGTTATTGGAGATGAAGAGAGGATTATAGGAATATGGACACCTACTAGTGGACTGGTGAATGCAAAATCAAACGAAACGACATCATTTTTAGGCAAGAGGTTTGGGCCAGTAATATGGCCTGGGAACTCGACCGCTGTTCCAAAAGGTTGGGAGTTTCCAACATGCGGGAAGAAGATTAAAGTGGGCGTTCCAGTAAACAAAGGATTCCTCAATTTTGTGGAGATAAAGACAGATCCAATCAGTAATGTAACAACCGCAACGGGCTACGCCATAGACATCTTTGAAGCTGCTCTTAAGAAGTTACCATATCCAGTAATTCCTCAATACTACGGTTGCAAGTCTAGCTACAATGATTTGGTCTACCAAGTCTATGAAGGG AAGTGGGATGTAGTTGTTGGAGATATAACCATCATAGCAAACAGGTCTTCCTATGTTGATTTCACGTTACCGTACACAGAGTCTGGAGTGTCTATGATTGTGCCGCTGAGGGACAACAAGAACAAGAACGCATGGGTGTTCCTAAAACCTTGGAGCTTAGACCTATGGATCACCACTGTTTGCTTTTTCATCCTCATTGGGTTTGTTGTGTGGCTGTTCGAACACAGAGTCAACACAGACTTCCGTGGACCTCCTCACCACCAGATCGGCACTAGTGTCTGCTTCTCCTTCTCCACCATGGTTTTTGCCCACC GTGAGAAGGTAGTGAGCAATTTAGCAAGGTTTGTGGTGGTGGTCTGGTGCTTTGTGGTGCTTGTGCTCACTCAGAGTTACACAGCGAATCTCACCTCTTTTCTGACTGTACAAAGTTTGCAACCAACAACCACAAATGTGAAAGATCTCATCAGTAATGGGGAGTCTGTAGGGTATCATGCAGGTACATTCGTCCGCGATTTTCTGAGAGACCTGAACTTTCCTGAATCACAGCTCAAGTCTTTTGGTTCTGCCGAAGAATGCGACGATCTTCTGTCCAAAGGGACATCGAAAGGTGGTATTGCAGCAGCTTTTGACGAAGTGCCCTATCTTAAGGATGTCGTTTCTCAGTACTGCCCCAAATATGCAATGGTTGAACCTTTATTCAAGACTGCTGGTTTTAAACCTTCCTTTAAGACTGCTGGTTTTGGCTTT GCATTCCCCAAGAATTCGCCTATGATAGGAGATGTCTCAAGGGCTATCTTGAAAGTGACTCAAAGCAAAGAAATGTCACTCATAGAGAACAAGTGGTTCAACCGTCTTGGCCTCGCTAGTGATTGTCCTGGTCAAGATACCGCTGATCTTTCATCTAACCGCCTCAGTGTCAGTAGCTTCTGGGGACTGTTTCTAATAGCAGGCGTTGCTTCCTTCTTGGCACTTCTCGTCTTTGTAGCCCTCTTCTTGTACGAACATAGGCACACACTATGTAGTAACTCCGAAGGTTCCATATGGAGAAAGCTAAAGTCTTTGTTCAGAATCTTTGATGAGAAAGATATAAAGTCGCACACTTTCAAGAGCAGTGCAGTTCATAATGTGAGTTCACCTATTACTCCGTGCACCCCGAGTCCGTCCAATGTGCAGATCAGACCGTTGCCACGATGCATGTCATTAAACAGGGAGTTTGAGCTAAGAAGAGCATGTTTCTCCATGAGTGAAGAACGTTTCAGGACGCAACCAAAACAAGATAAACAGGGAGGATCTGATATTGAATTTGGAGCTGAACGACAGAGAGAAGTTAAACAAACTCCATAG
- the LOC108854101 gene encoding glutamate receptor 2.8 has product MMANTTKTHNTFLSYFVLFLWGFVVMDVGLGQNPTSDEIKVGVVIDLKTNFSKICLNSINMSLSDFYLTHPHYRTRLSLHVRDSMEDIVEASDAAYDLIKKEKVSAIIGPRSSMQAEFMIKLANKFQVPTIRFSATSPLIRPVNNPYFVRATIDDSFQTEAIAAVVKSFRWRSVVAINVNNELGEGIMHSLSDALKNVEVHRSVISPNTNDDQILKELYKLKTEQTRVFVINMVSSLGFRVLKKAREIGMMEEGYVWLLSNGMTHMMRHNGRSLETMQGLLGVRSHVPQSKELEDFRKRWKRKFKKENPVGEHNVFALWAYDSLTALAMAVEKTNTNRAMTTYGPHLIEALSAVEFKGLAGEFKLINRQLESSTFEIINVIGDEERIIGLWTPTSGLVNAKSNKTTSFLGKRFGPVIWPGNSTVVPKGWEIPTSGKKIKVGVPVNKGFLNFVEIETNPSGTVTNVKGYAIDIFEAALKELPYSVIPQYGFEPPGDNYNDLVYQVCDGKWDAVVGDITITSNRSSYVDFTLPYTESGVSMIVPLRGDKNKNAWVFLKPWSLDLWITTVCFFILIGFVVWLFEHRVNTDFRGPPHHQIGTSVCFSFSTMVFAHREKVVSNLARFVVVVWCFVVLVLTQSYTASLTSFLTVQSLHPTATNVEDLIRSGESVGYQQGGFVKDILLGMNFPELQLKSFASAEECDDLLSKGTSKGGIAAAFDEVPYLKDIVSQYCPKYAMVEPLFKTAGFSPSFKTAGFGFAFPKNSPMIGDVSRAILKVTQSKEMSLIENKWFNRLGLASDCPGQDTADLSSNRLTLSSFWGLFLIAGVASFLALLVFVALFLYEHRHTLCSNSEGSIWRKLKSLFIIFDAKDIKSHTFKSSTVHNVSSPITPCTPSPSNVQIRPLQRSMSLNTREFELRRACFATEHDKHGASDIEFGAER; this is encoded by the exons ATGATGGCAAACACTACAAAAACTCATAACACCTTTCTCAGTTACTTTGTTCTGTTCCTTTGGGGATTTGTGGTGATGGATGTTGGTTTGGGACAAAACCCAACAAGTGATGAAATAAAAGTAGGAGTAGTTATTGATCTCAAAACAAACTTTTCCAAGATCTGCCTCAATTCTATTAACATGTCGTTGTCTGATTTCTACCTAACTCATCCTCATTACCGCACAAGACTTTCGCTTCACGTCAGGGATTCCATGGAAGATATTGTTGAGGCATCAGATGCAG CCTATGACCTAATCAAGAAGGAGAAAGTGAGCGCCATCATCGGACCAAGAAGCTCTATGCAAGCCGAGTTTATGATTAAACTGGCCAACAAATTTCAGGTACCGACCATCAGATTCTCTGCAACAAGCCCTCTTATTAGACCTGTCAACAACCCTTACTTCGTCCGGGCCACTATCGACGACTCGTTCCAGACCGAAGCCATTGCGGCCGTTGTCAAATCATTTCGGTGGAGAAGCGTGGTCGCCATTAATGTGAACAACGAGTTAGGTGAAGGTATCATGCACTCCTTGTCAGACGCCTTAAAAAACGTTGAAGTCCACAGAAGTGTGATCTCTCCAAACACTAACGATGATCAGATTTTAAAGGAACTTTATAAACTCAAGACAGAGCAGACAAGGGTATTCGTTATCAACATGGTCTCAAGTCTCGGATTCCGGGTTTTGAAGAAAGCTAGAGAAATAGGGATGATGGAGGAAGGGTATGTGTGGTTACTATCAAATGGAATGACCCATATGATGAGACATAACGGTCGTAGCTTAGAAACCATGCAGGGTTTGTTAGGTGTGAGGAGTCATGTCCCTCAGTCTAAAGAGCTTGAAGATTTCCGTAAAAGATGGAAAAGAAAATTCAAGAAGGAGAACCCGGTGGGAGAACATAATGTTTTCGCATTATGGGCGTATGATTCACTCACTGCATTGGCCATGGCCGTGGAGAAAACCAACACAAATAGAGCTATGACGACCTACGGTCCACATCTTATAGAGGCTCTCTCGGCTGTAGAATTCAAGGGTTTAGCAGGAGAGTTCAAACTCATTAACAGGCAGCTCGAGTCATCAACTTTTGAGATCATCAATGTTATTGGAGATGAAGAGAGGATTATCGGATTATGGACACCTACTAGTGGACTGGTGAAtgcaaaatcaaacaaaacgaCATCATTTTTAGGCAAGAGGTTTGGGCCAGTAATATGGCCTGGGAACTCAACCGTTGTTCCAAAAGGTTGGGAGATTCCAACAAGCGGGAAGAAGATTAAAGTGGGCGTTCCAGTAAACAAAGGATTCCTCAATTTTGTGGAGATAGAGACAAATCCTAGCGGTACTGTAACAAACGTAAAGGGTTATGCCATAGACATCTTTGAAGCTGCTCTTAAAGAGTTACCTTACTCAGTCATTCCTCAATACGGTTTCGAGCCTCCAGGTGATAACTACAATGATTTGGTCTACCAAGTCTGTGATGGG AAATGGGACGCAGTTGTTGGAGATATAACCATCACATCGAACAGGTCATCATATGTTGATTTCACGTTACCGTACACAGAGTCTGGAGTGTCTATGATTGTGCCGCTGAGGGGCGACAAGAACAAGAACGCATGGGTGTTCCTAAAACCTTGGAGCTTAGACCTATGGATCACCACTGTTTGCTTTTTCATTCTCATTGGGTTTGTTGTATGGCTGTTCGAACATAGAGTCAACACCGACTTCCGTGGACCTCCTCACCACCAGATCGGCACTAGTGTCTGCTTCTCCTTCTCTACCATGGTTTTTGCCCACC GTGAGAAGGTAGTGAGCAATTTAGCAAGGTTTGTGGTGGTGGTCTGGTGCTTTGTGGTGCTTGTGCTCACTCAGAGTTACACAGCGAGTCTCACCTCATTTCTGACGGTACAAAGTTTGCATCCAACAGCCACAAATGTGGAAGATCTCATCAGAAGTGGGGAGTCTGTGGGGTACCAACAGGGCGGTTTCGTTAAAGATATTCTGCTTGGTATGAACTTTCCTGAATTACAGCTCAAGTCTTTTGCTTCTGCCGAAGAATGCGACGATCTTCTGTCCAAAGGGACATCGAAAGGTGGTATTGCAGCAGCTTTTGACGAAGTGCCCTACCTCAAGGATATCGTTTCTCAGTACTGCCCCAAATATGCAATGGTTGAACCTTTATTCAAGACTGCTGGTTTTAGTCCTTCCTTTAAGACTGCTGGGTTTGGCTTT GCATTCCCCAAGAATTCGCCTATGATAGGAGATGTCTCAAGGGCTATCTTGAAAGTGACTCAAAGCAAAGAAATGTCACTAATAGAGAACAAGTGGTTCAACCGTCTTGGCCTCGCTAGTGATTGTCCTGGTCAAGATACCGCTGATCTTTCATCTAACCGCCTCACGCTCAGTAGCTTCTGGGGACTGTTTCTAATAGCAGGCGTTGCTTCCTTCTTGGCACTTCTCGTATTTGTAGCACTCTTCTTGTACGAACATAGGCACACACTATGTAGTAACTCCGAAGGTTCCATATGGAGAAAGCTAAAGTCCTTGTTCATAATCTTTGATGCTAAAGACATAAAGTCGCACACTTTCAAGAGCAGTACAGTTCATAATGTGAGTTCACCTATTACTCCGTGCACTCCGAGTCCTTCCAATGTGCAGATCAGACCATTGCAACGAAGCATGTCACTGAACACTAGGGAGTTTGAGCTAAGAAGAGCATGTTTCGCCACGGAACATGATAAACATGGAGCGTCTGATATTGAATTTGGAGCTGAACGATAG